From the genome of Blautia pseudococcoides, one region includes:
- a CDS encoding sodium-dependent transporter: protein MEREKFSSRLGFILISAGCAIGLGNVWRFPYITGKYGGAAFVLIYLFFLIVLGLPIMVMEFAVGRASQKSIATSFNVLEKKGSKWHVYRYFGMAGNYLLMMFYTTIGGWMLAYFIKMVKGDFAGLDTEGVSAAFGSLSTDMPQMIFWMILIVIIGFAVCSMGLQKGVEKITKMMMVVLLALMVLLAVRSCTLEGASEGLKFYLLPDFGKLAEYKIQEVIFAAMGQAFFTLSLGIGALAIFGSYIGKDHKLTGEAVSITILDTMVALIAGLIIFPACSAFRVNPGEGPGLVFVTLPNVFNAMKGGRLWGSLFFLFMSFAALSTIIAVFQNIISFAQDMWDWSVKKAALINGIALFLLSLPCIFGMTIWSDFTILGKDIMGFEDFLVSNNLLPLGSLVYLLFCVTRYGWGWKNFLKEANTGEGVAFPRKIKAYLTFILPVIVLFIFIQGYWSLFQSL, encoded by the coding sequence ATGGAAAGAGAAAAATTTTCTTCCAGGCTGGGTTTTATCCTGATATCCGCAGGATGTGCCATCGGCCTTGGAAATGTATGGCGTTTTCCCTATATAACGGGAAAGTACGGCGGTGCGGCGTTCGTGCTGATCTATTTGTTCTTTCTGATCGTTTTAGGACTGCCCATCATGGTCATGGAATTTGCAGTGGGCAGAGCCAGTCAGAAAAGTATTGCCACATCTTTCAATGTGCTTGAGAAAAAAGGCAGTAAATGGCATGTTTACCGGTATTTCGGTATGGCAGGCAACTATCTGCTTATGATGTTCTACACAACCATTGGCGGCTGGATGCTGGCCTATTTTATTAAAATGGTGAAGGGCGACTTTGCGGGACTTGACACGGAGGGTGTCAGCGCTGCATTCGGAAGCCTTTCTACAGATATGCCACAAATGATCTTCTGGATGATTTTGATCGTTATCATCGGTTTTGCGGTTTGTTCCATGGGTCTTCAGAAGGGTGTGGAGAAGATCACAAAAATGATGATGGTGGTGCTGCTGGCTTTGATGGTGCTGCTGGCTGTGCGTTCCTGCACACTGGAGGGCGCGTCGGAGGGACTTAAATTCTATCTGCTGCCTGATTTCGGCAAGCTGGCTGAGTATAAGATCCAGGAAGTTATTTTCGCGGCCATGGGACAGGCCTTTTTTACCCTGAGTCTTGGGATCGGCGCTCTGGCTATCTTCGGAAGCTACATAGGCAAAGACCATAAGCTTACCGGTGAGGCTGTCAGCATTACGATCCTGGATACCATGGTAGCGCTTATTGCCGGTCTTATCATTTTTCCGGCATGTTCTGCCTTCCGGGTAAATCCGGGGGAAGGTCCTGGCCTTGTGTTTGTCACTTTGCCGAATGTGTTTAATGCCATGAAAGGCGGAAGGCTCTGGGGTTCCCTGTTCTTCTTATTTATGTCCTTTGCGGCGCTGTCCACTATTATTGCCGTGTTCCAGAATATTATTTCCTTTGCACAGGATATGTGGGACTGGAGTGTAAAAAAGGCAGCTCTTATAAACGGCATTGCCTTATTCCTGCTGTCCCTGCCCTGTATTTTCGGAATGACGATCTGGAGTGATTTCACTATTTTAGGCAAAGATATCATGGGATTTGAAGATTTCCTGGTCAGCAATAATCTGCTTCCCTTAGGTTCCCTCGTGTATCTTCTGTTCTGTGTGACCAGATACGGATGGGGCTGGAAAAACTTCCTGAAAGAAGCCAACACAGGAGAAGGCGTTGCTTTTCCAAGGAAAATAAAAGCTTATCTTACATTTATCCTGCCGGTCATTGTGCTTTTTATCTTTATTCAGGGATATTGGAGCCTCTTTCAGAGTTTATAG
- the carB gene encoding carbamoyl-phosphate synthase large subunit has translation MPKRNDIHKILIIGSGPIIIGQACEFDYSGTQACKALKSLGYEIVLVNSNPATIMTDPATADVTYIEPLNVDRLTEIIDKERPDALLPNLGGQSGLNLCEELYNAGVLEKYKVEVIGVQVDAINRGEDRIAFKEAMSELGIEMAKSAPAYTVEEAVKIASELGYPCVIRPAYTMGGTGGGIVYNEEELRKVAARGIAASMVNQILIEESVIGWEELEVEVVRDATGKKISICFIENIDPMGVHTGDSFCSAPMLTISQEVQDRLEKQAHAIVESIGVIGGTNVQFAHDPKTDRIIIIEINPRTSRSSALASKATGFPIAYVSALLAAGLTLSEIPYYKGGSLADYKPCGDYVVVKFARWAFEKFKKAEDKLGTQMKAVGEVMSIGKNYKEALQKAIRSLEKGRYGLGFAKDFHELSLDELYLKLSEPTSERQFILYEAIRKGAPLTKLHEMTRIKMWFLEQMKELVDLEEKILACRGSNLTDELLIQAKKDGFSDKYLTQLLDVDEWELFRRRESLGMNERWDAVPVSGVEEPAAYYYSTYNGEDKAPVSDGRKVMVLGGGPNRIGQGIEFDYCCVHAAFTLRDLGFETIMVNCNPETVSTDYDTSDKLYFEPLTVEDVMSIYNKEKPLGVIVQFGGQTPLNIAAELERRGAHILGTSPAVIDMAEDRDLFNAMMKKLDIPMPESGMAVNVDEALEIAHRIGYPMMVRPSYVLGGRGMEVVYDDNMLRDYMAAAIDVTPERPILMDRFLQNALECETDAISDGSNAFVPTVMQHIEQAGVHSGDSACVIPSVEISEENKKLIRQYTTAIACEMGVVGLMNMQYAICEGKVYVLEANPRASRTVPLVSKVCNINMANIATKLMTYELTGECPDVTSFSEKAHPYYGVKEAVFPFNMFPEVDPLLGPEMRSTGEVLGLSESFGLAYYKAQEAAGAKLPLSGNALVSVNKGDRVQALEVAKQLHELGFTIVSTEGCGQYFTENGVPCRILKKLQEGRPNIYDAMVNGEVDLIVNSPAGKQSKYDDSYLRKTAINKKIPYLTTMSAALASAKGIAAVIRKEHGSLKSLQEYHKSLEA, from the coding sequence ATGCCAAAGAGAAATGACATTCACAAAATTCTGATCATCGGTTCCGGCCCTATCATCATCGGACAGGCCTGCGAATTTGATTATTCAGGAACACAGGCATGTAAAGCATTGAAAAGCCTGGGCTATGAGATTGTACTGGTCAATTCCAACCCGGCAACCATTATGACAGACCCGGCAACAGCTGACGTTACTTACATCGAACCGCTGAACGTGGACCGTCTCACAGAGATCATTGACAAGGAAAGACCGGATGCCCTGCTCCCTAACCTGGGCGGACAGTCCGGACTGAACCTCTGTGAAGAACTGTACAACGCAGGCGTTTTAGAAAAATATAAAGTAGAAGTCATCGGCGTACAGGTTGACGCCATCAACCGCGGCGAGGACCGTATCGCTTTCAAAGAGGCTATGAGTGAACTGGGAATCGAGATGGCCAAAAGTGCACCGGCCTATACGGTTGAGGAAGCAGTGAAAATCGCTTCCGAACTGGGATATCCCTGTGTCATCCGTCCTGCCTACACCATGGGCGGTACCGGCGGCGGCATTGTATATAATGAGGAAGAACTCCGCAAAGTGGCAGCCCGCGGTATTGCGGCATCTATGGTGAACCAGATCCTCATAGAGGAGTCCGTCATCGGCTGGGAAGAGCTGGAAGTGGAAGTTGTCCGCGACGCAACAGGCAAGAAAATCTCCATTTGCTTCATAGAAAATATTGACCCCATGGGCGTGCACACAGGTGACTCTTTCTGTTCCGCTCCTATGCTGACCATTTCCCAGGAAGTACAGGACCGTCTGGAAAAACAGGCACACGCCATCGTGGAATCTATCGGTGTCATAGGCGGAACCAATGTGCAGTTTGCACATGATCCTAAGACTGACCGTATCATCATCATTGAGATCAACCCCAGGACTTCCCGCTCCTCAGCACTGGCATCCAAGGCTACGGGCTTTCCCATTGCCTATGTATCCGCACTGCTGGCTGCAGGGCTTACGCTCTCAGAGATTCCTTATTATAAGGGAGGCTCTCTGGCAGATTATAAACCGTGCGGCGACTATGTGGTTGTAAAATTTGCACGCTGGGCATTTGAAAAATTCAAAAAAGCGGAGGATAAACTGGGCACCCAGATGAAAGCTGTGGGTGAGGTGATGTCCATCGGCAAGAATTATAAGGAAGCACTCCAGAAAGCCATCCGCTCCCTGGAAAAAGGCCGCTATGGTCTTGGATTCGCAAAAGACTTCCATGAGCTTTCCCTGGACGAGCTGTACCTGAAACTGAGCGAGCCTACCAGCGAGAGACAGTTTATTCTCTACGAAGCGATCCGAAAGGGTGCACCTCTTACCAAACTTCATGAGATGACCCGTATCAAAATGTGGTTCCTGGAGCAGATGAAAGAACTGGTTGACCTGGAGGAAAAAATCCTTGCCTGCCGCGGCAGCAATCTGACTGACGAACTGTTGATCCAGGCTAAGAAAGACGGCTTCTCAGACAAATACCTGACACAGCTCCTGGATGTGGATGAATGGGAACTGTTCCGAAGAAGAGAGTCCCTGGGTATGAACGAACGCTGGGATGCGGTTCCCGTAAGCGGTGTGGAAGAACCCGCTGCCTACTACTACTCCACCTACAACGGGGAGGACAAAGCACCTGTATCAGACGGCCGCAAGGTCATGGTCCTGGGCGGTGGTCCAAACAGGATCGGACAGGGTATTGAGTTTGACTACTGCTGCGTACACGCTGCCTTCACACTGCGCGACCTGGGCTTTGAGACCATAATGGTCAACTGTAACCCTGAGACAGTATCCACAGATTATGACACCTCAGACAAGCTGTACTTTGAGCCGCTGACCGTGGAAGATGTTATGTCCATTTACAATAAAGAAAAACCACTGGGTGTCATCGTGCAGTTCGGCGGCCAGACACCGCTCAACATCGCGGCGGAACTGGAGAGACGCGGCGCTCACATTCTGGGTACTTCCCCGGCTGTCATTGATATGGCTGAGGACCGTGACCTGTTCAACGCAATGATGAAAAAGCTGGATATCCCCATGCCGGAATCGGGAATGGCAGTCAATGTGGATGAGGCCCTGGAAATCGCCCACCGCATCGGTTATCCCATGATGGTTCGTCCTTCCTATGTACTGGGCGGCCGCGGAATGGAAGTGGTCTACGATGACAATATGCTCCGCGACTACATGGCAGCCGCCATTGATGTGACGCCGGAACGCCCCATCCTTATGGACAGATTCCTGCAGAACGCGCTGGAGTGTGAGACAGACGCCATCTCTGACGGTTCCAACGCATTTGTTCCTACCGTGATGCAGCATATCGAACAGGCCGGTGTCCACTCCGGTGACTCTGCCTGCGTGATCCCGTCTGTGGAAATCTCTGAGGAGAACAAAAAGCTCATCCGCCAGTACACCACAGCCATTGCCTGCGAGATGGGTGTAGTCGGTCTGATGAACATGCAGTACGCAATCTGTGAAGGCAAGGTTTACGTTCTGGAAGCCAACCCACGCGCATCCCGTACGGTACCTCTGGTATCCAAGGTGTGCAATATCAACATGGCGAATATTGCCACAAAGCTCATGACATACGAGCTGACCGGGGAGTGTCCTGACGTGACTTCTTTCTCTGAAAAAGCACATCCGTACTACGGTGTGAAGGAAGCGGTGTTCCCATTCAACATGTTCCCTGAGGTTGACCCACTTCTGGGACCGGAAATGCGTTCCACAGGCGAGGTTCTGGGACTGAGTGAATCCTTTGGTCTTGCATACTATAAAGCACAGGAGGCAGCAGGTGCCAAACTTCCGCTGTCAGGCAATGCACTGGTAAGTGTGAACAAAGGCGACCGTGTGCAGGCTCTGGAAGTTGCGAAACAGCTTCACGAGCTGGGCTTCACCATTGTATCCACAGAAGGCTGCGGCCAGTATTTCACAGAAAACGGGGTTCCCTGCAGGATTCTCAAAAAACTGCAGGAAGGCCGTCCAAATATCTACGACGCTATGGTAAACGGGGAAGTGGACCTGATTGTAAACTCTCCTGCCGGAAAGCAGAGCAAATACGATGATTCATACCTGAGAAAGACCGCCATCAATAAGAAAATCCCTTACCTGACCACCATGTCCGCAGCGCTTGCAAGCGCCAAAGGCATTGCAGCGGTCATCCGTAAGGAACACGGCTCTTTGAAATCCCTGCAGGAATACCATAAGAGTCTGGAAGCATAA
- the pyrH gene encoding UMP kinase — protein MKRILLKLSGEALAGPKKTGFDEATVMEVARQVKVLVDEGIQVGIVIGGGNFWRGRTSENIDRTKADQIGMLATVMNCIYVSEIFRTAGMRTSVLTPFECGSFTKLFSKDRVNKYFDRGMVVFMAGGTGHPYFSTDTATVLRAVEIEADMIFLAKAVDGVYDSDPKSDPDARKYDEVGIQEVIDKKLAVVDMTASILCMENKMPMLVFGLNEKDSIVNTAHGKFTGTKVLV, from the coding sequence ATGAAGAGAATTTTACTGAAACTGAGCGGAGAGGCACTGGCAGGCCCTAAAAAAACAGGGTTTGATGAGGCGACCGTCATGGAGGTTGCCCGCCAGGTAAAAGTTCTGGTGGATGAGGGCATCCAGGTGGGCATTGTCATCGGAGGCGGCAACTTCTGGAGAGGCCGTACCAGCGAGAACATTGACAGGACCAAAGCAGACCAGATCGGGATGCTTGCCACAGTCATGAACTGTATCTATGTGTCTGAGATATTCCGCACGGCTGGCATGAGGACCAGCGTCCTGACCCCGTTTGAATGCGGCTCCTTTACAAAATTATTCTCTAAGGACCGTGTCAATAAATATTTCGACCGCGGCATGGTTGTCTTTATGGCAGGCGGTACAGGCCACCCTTATTTTTCAACAGATACGGCCACGGTACTGCGGGCAGTTGAGATTGAAGCTGACATGATCTTTCTGGCAAAGGCTGTGGACGGCGTGTATGACAGCGATCCCAAGAGCGATCCGGATGCCAGGAAGTATGATGAGGTGGGCATCCAGGAAGTTATTGACAAGAAGCTGGCTGTTGTGGATATGACTGCGTCCATACTCTGTATGGAAAACAAAATGCCCATGCTGGTGTTCGGACTGAATGAGAAAGACAGTATTGTGAATACCGCACACGGTAAATTCACGGGAACAAAAGTATTAGTATAA
- a CDS encoding isoprenyl transferase — MVIPNHVAIILDGNGRWAKAKGMPRTYGHVKGCENLEKICSIAKELGVKYLTVFAFSTENWKRSKDEVDGLMKLFRNYMKKCLKIARDNKMRVRVIGEPSVFDEDLQARIQELEEYSSQFDELHFQIALNYGSRDEIKRAVQDLARDVKKGVLDPEMITEDTISAYLDTKGLPDPDLLIRTSGEERLSNFLMWQLAYTEFYFTDVAWPDFNKAEFEKAIQKFNQRDRRYGGVKEA; from the coding sequence ATGGTGATTCCAAATCATGTGGCGATCATTCTGGATGGAAATGGCCGCTGGGCCAAAGCCAAAGGAATGCCAAGAACATACGGGCATGTGAAAGGCTGCGAGAATCTGGAAAAAATATGTTCCATAGCCAAGGAACTGGGAGTGAAATATCTTACAGTCTTTGCCTTTTCCACTGAAAACTGGAAGCGTTCAAAAGATGAAGTGGACGGTCTGATGAAGCTGTTCCGCAATTATATGAAAAAATGTCTGAAAATAGCAAGGGACAACAAGATGCGGGTCCGTGTGATCGGGGAACCATCCGTTTTTGATGAGGATCTGCAGGCAAGGATCCAAGAACTGGAGGAGTATTCCAGCCAGTTTGACGAACTGCATTTCCAGATCGCGCTGAATTACGGCAGCAGGGATGAGATCAAGAGAGCGGTGCAGGATTTAGCCAGGGATGTAAAAAAGGGTGTGCTGGACCCGGAAATGATCACAGAGGACACCATATCCGCATATCTGGATACAAAAGGCCTGCCGGACCCGGATCTGCTGATCCGCACCAGCGGGGAGGAACGCCTCTCCAATTTTCTCATGTGGCAGCTTGCTTACACGGAGTTTTATTTTACAGATGTGGCATGGCCGGATTTTAATAAGGCAGAGTTTGAAAAGGCTATACAGAAATTTAATCAGAGAGACCGCAGATACGGCGGCGTGAAGGAGGCGTGA
- a CDS encoding nucleoid-associated protein: MIADKEEIHIGQAIVHILDSTVGMPVLSDKVLDYGSDFADFLKAHIFRIDTSDEIRSCSFSEEESTLYKYVEEYDTENFVEISKKIAQELFTIMNQNIEIPPADLLVAEYQVDRHNYLALLKMNYRTSYTHLTNADPWGNNNDIIMQKAILPGETQKLSEAALLDLGAPRYVRLVEKKYDVSGVKTNYFSKLFLKCQGSLSAKTRLSIVNKAVTDVQKKYYNESEQFEVQMETKSIINQELSSEGILDVPVVMDKIFKEHPQMREEVQEKLEKYNLAETRVEPQNPTTTKKFTKQHLLTDTGIELKIPMEEYNNKDKVEFITNPDGTISVLIKNIGSIESR, encoded by the coding sequence ATGATAGCAGACAAAGAAGAAATCCATATTGGACAGGCGATCGTACATATTCTGGACTCCACAGTGGGGATGCCGGTTCTGTCTGACAAGGTACTTGATTATGGTTCTGATTTTGCGGACTTTTTAAAAGCCCATATTTTCAGGATTGATACCAGTGACGAGATACGAAGCTGCAGCTTTTCGGAGGAAGAATCCACCCTTTATAAATATGTGGAAGAATATGATACTGAAAATTTTGTTGAGATCTCCAAGAAAATTGCCCAGGAACTTTTTACCATCATGAACCAGAATATTGAAATTCCCCCGGCGGACCTTCTGGTAGCAGAGTACCAGGTGGACAGGCATAACTATCTGGCGCTCTTGAAGATGAACTACCGTACCTCTTATACACACCTGACCAATGCGGACCCCTGGGGCAACAACAATGACATTATCATGCAGAAGGCCATCCTTCCGGGGGAGACACAAAAGCTCTCCGAGGCCGCCCTGCTTGATCTGGGTGCGCCCCGGTATGTGCGTCTGGTGGAAAAAAAGTATGACGTGAGCGGTGTGAAGACTAACTATTTTTCTAAACTGTTTTTAAAATGTCAGGGCTCCCTGTCAGCCAAGACCCGGCTTTCTATTGTAAATAAAGCGGTGACAGATGTGCAGAAGAAGTATTACAATGAGTCCGAGCAGTTTGAGGTGCAGATGGAGACTAAGAGTATCATCAACCAGGAGCTTTCCAGCGAGGGTATTCTGGATGTGCCTGTGGTGATGGACAAGATTTTTAAAGAGCATCCCCAGATGCGGGAGGAAGTACAGGAGAAGCTGGAGAAATACAATCTGGCAGAGACCCGTGTGGAACCCCAGAACCCGACTACCACCAAAAAGTTCACAAAACAACACCTGCTTACAGACACGGGAATTGAGCTTAAAATTCCTATGGAGGAGTACAATAATAAGGATAAAGTGGAATTTATCACCAATCCGGACGGTACGATCTCAGTTCTCATAAAAAACATAGGAAGTATTGAGAGTCGTTAG
- the frr gene encoding ribosome recycling factor has protein sequence MATDERIAKYEDKMNKTMEALVKELGTIRAGRANPHILDKITVDYYGAPTPLQQVANVTVPEPRMIQIQPWESSLIKDIQKAILTSDLGINPNNDGKSIRLVLPELTEERRKELVKDVKKKGEAAKVAIRNIRRDANEAFKKLAKQDVSEDEIKELEENIQKLTDKFGKNIDKTVEEKSKEILTV, from the coding sequence ATGGCAACAGATGAAAGAATCGCAAAATATGAAGATAAGATGAACAAAACAATGGAGGCCCTGGTAAAAGAACTGGGAACGATCCGTGCCGGACGTGCAAATCCGCATATTCTGGATAAAATCACCGTAGACTATTATGGGGCACCTACACCTCTGCAGCAGGTGGCAAATGTAACGGTACCGGAACCCAGAATGATTCAGATCCAGCCGTGGGAGTCTTCCCTGATCAAAGACATCCAGAAAGCTATCCTGACATCTGATCTGGGGATCAACCCGAATAATGACGGAAAGTCTATCCGTCTGGTGCTGCCTGAGCTAACAGAAGAGCGCAGGAAAGAGCTGGTTAAGGACGTGAAGAAAAAAGGGGAAGCTGCAAAAGTAGCTATCCGTAATATCCGCCGCGATGCCAACGAGGCATTTAAAAAACTGGCAAAACAGGATGTATCTGAGGATGAGATCAAAGAGCTGGAGGAGAATATCCAGAAACTGACAGATAAATTCGGCAAGAACATAGATAAAACAGTGGAAGAAAAATCCAAAGAAATTTTAACAGTATAA
- the dxr gene encoding 1-deoxy-D-xylulose-5-phosphate reductoisomerase codes for MIKIAILGSTGSIGTQTLDVVERNEDLQVVGIAAGSNIVRLEEQIRRFHPRLAAVGDEKKAAELKSRVADTDCRVVGGMEGLLMLAAMPESDILVTAIVGMIGIRPTVEGIRAGKDIALANKETLVTAGHIIMPLAKEYGVRILPVDSEHSAIFQALCGEEPSRIHKLLITASGGPFRGKKREELTNIKVEDALKHPNWAMGQKITIDSATLVNKGLEVMEAKWLFHMDLEQIQVVVQPQSVIHSMVEFVDGGIIAQLGTPDMRLPIQYALYGGRRRFLPGGRLDFAKLGSITFEEPDMETFKGLPLAMEASRRGGSMPTVFNAANEKAVGMFLNRKIGFLDIYAIIEDAMKRHKVIENPDVDEITGIEQETYRWIEGRW; via the coding sequence ATGATAAAAATTGCGATATTAGGTTCCACAGGCTCCATCGGCACCCAGACTTTAGATGTGGTGGAGAGAAATGAAGACCTGCAGGTGGTGGGGATTGCCGCAGGCAGCAATATTGTTAGGCTGGAAGAACAGATCCGGCGTTTCCATCCCAGGCTGGCAGCTGTGGGTGATGAAAAAAAGGCCGCTGAGCTGAAGAGCAGGGTTGCAGATACAGACTGCAGGGTAGTAGGAGGAATGGAAGGTCTTCTGATGCTGGCTGCTATGCCGGAGTCGGATATTCTCGTCACAGCCATTGTGGGCATGATCGGGATCCGGCCCACTGTGGAAGGCATCCGTGCAGGAAAGGACATTGCCCTTGCCAATAAGGAGACACTGGTTACTGCGGGGCATATCATCATGCCCCTTGCAAAAGAATACGGCGTGCGTATTCTGCCGGTAGACAGTGAGCACAGCGCCATATTCCAAGCTCTGTGCGGGGAAGAACCCTCCAGGATCCACAAGCTGCTCATAACTGCATCAGGCGGTCCCTTCCGTGGAAAGAAGCGGGAGGAGCTTACCAATATCAAGGTGGAGGATGCGCTGAAGCATCCAAACTGGGCTATGGGGCAGAAGATTACTATTGACTCCGCAACTTTGGTGAACAAAGGGCTTGAGGTCATGGAGGCAAAGTGGCTGTTCCATATGGATCTGGAGCAGATACAGGTAGTGGTGCAGCCCCAGAGCGTGATCCATTCCATGGTGGAATTTGTGGACGGGGGCATCATTGCCCAGCTCGGGACTCCGGATATGCGGCTTCCCATTCAGTACGCCCTGTACGGCGGCAGGAGACGTTTTCTGCCCGGCGGGCGCCTGGATTTTGCAAAACTTGGCTCCATCACATTTGAGGAGCCGGATATGGAGACCTTTAAAGGGCTGCCGCTGGCAATGGAGGCATCCAGAAGGGGCGGTTCCATGCCCACAGTATTCAATGCTGCCAATGAAAAGGCAGTAGGTATGTTTTTGAACAGAAAAATCGGTTTCCTGGATATTTATGCAATAATTGAAGACGCTATGAAAAGACATAAAGTGATTGAGAATCCGGACGTAGATGAGATTACAGGCATCGAACAGGAGACTTACAGATGGATTGAAGGCAGGTGGTAG
- a CDS encoding Hpt domain-containing protein, with product MEHIMLTKLRDAGCDMNGTLERFMNNEMLCMKFLKKFPQDETFMEMKNAFAQGDAEEFFKAAHTMKGVSGNLGLSSLYNEMQPAVEKSRRGELPSKEDMDIIEKQYHEIIKIIRENEE from the coding sequence ATGGAACATATAATGTTGACAAAACTGCGTGACGCGGGATGTGACATGAATGGCACACTGGAGCGTTTTATGAACAATGAAATGCTGTGCATGAAGTTTTTGAAAAAGTTTCCTCAGGATGAAACTTTCATGGAAATGAAGAATGCTTTCGCCCAGGGGGATGCCGAGGAATTTTTTAAAGCAGCCCATACCATGAAAGGTGTTTCCGGAAATCTGGGGCTTAGCAGCCTCTATAATGAGATGCAGCCCGCAGTGGAGAAGAGCAGAAGAGGCGAACTGCCCTCAAAAGAGGATATGGACATAATTGAAAAGCAGTATCATGAGATAATAAAGATCATCAGAGAAAATGAAGAGTGA
- a CDS encoding phosphatidate cytidylyltransferase, protein MFKTRLLSGIVLVIIALAAIIPGGIVLFATLVAISMIGMQELYKAMKVQENGVGSLELVGYAGAVIYYLTLLFEKEEFSLIAVLFALVLIMAVYVFTYPKYHADQIMAAMFGVLYVAVMLSYIYKTRNLEGGAWLVGLIFLSSWGSDTCAYCVGMLIGKHKMAPVLSPKKSVEGGVGGVLGAALLGALYAVVIAKWNPASGHTALMYALICAVGALISMVGDLAASAIKRNKEIKDYGRLIPGHGGILDRFDSVIFTAPFIYFLANVLL, encoded by the coding sequence ATGTTCAAGACAAGACTGTTAAGCGGAATTGTGCTGGTCATCATTGCCCTTGCCGCCATTATACCGGGAGGGATCGTGCTCTTTGCCACGCTTGTTGCCATCTCCATGATTGGTATGCAGGAACTCTACAAGGCCATGAAGGTGCAGGAAAATGGAGTGGGAAGCCTGGAGCTTGTGGGGTATGCAGGGGCGGTGATCTACTACCTGACCCTTCTGTTTGAGAAGGAGGAGTTCTCCCTCATTGCTGTTTTGTTCGCACTGGTTCTCATTATGGCCGTGTATGTATTTACATACCCCAAATACCATGCGGACCAGATCATGGCTGCCATGTTCGGCGTCCTATATGTGGCGGTCATGCTTTCTTATATCTATAAGACCAGGAATCTGGAAGGGGGCGCATGGCTTGTGGGACTTATCTTTTTAAGTTCCTGGGGCAGCGACACCTGTGCTTACTGTGTGGGAATGCTGATCGGAAAGCACAAGATGGCTCCTGTACTGAGTCCCAAAAAATCGGTGGAAGGCGGCGTGGGCGGTGTTCTGGGGGCAGCGCTGCTGGGTGCCCTTTACGCAGTGGTGATCGCAAAGTGGAATCCTGCTTCCGGCCATACGGCTCTTATGTACGCCCTGATCTGTGCTGTGGGTGCTCTGATCTCCATGGTTGGGGATTTGGCGGCATCTGCGATCAAGAGAAACAAAGAGATAAAGGATTACGGCAGACTGATCCCGGGCCACGGCGGTATTCTGGACCGCTTTGACAGTGTTATATTCACGGCACCGTTCATCTATTTCCTGGCAAATGTGCTGCTGTAA